The Syntrophorhabdaceae bacterium genome includes the window GATGTTCGGTGAAAAGACCGGACGATGGAACCTACGGGAATACAGCCTCCAGCATGAACTTGTAGGGAACCGGATATTCTGTAGTGCCTTTTTCAGAAGACAGGATTGGGAAGCCGCAGGCGGATATAATCCTAATATGCTTTACGGCTATGAGGACTGGGATCTCTGGTTATCACTGATTGAACTGGGTAGGGGGGTTTATAAATTACCTGAAGTCCATTTTTTTTACCGTGTCCGAAAAGATTCAATGGTTCAAAAGATTGATGAAGAAAAACGGAGATTCCTTTTACGGCAAATCTACTTAAACCACCTGCCGCTGTATGGCAGGGAATTTCCTGACCCCATTAATCTCTATTTAGATAATCAGCAATTAAATAACAGCTACGATGCGATCAGGAAATCCAAAGATTATGCGTTGGGGAAGTTTATCCTGGATCCCTTAAGGGTTCTCAAAAGGTTTATACTGAAATGACTGAAAAAGACAAC containing:
- a CDS encoding glycosyltransferase; the protein is MAKISVIIPCYNHGEYIEEAVESVLGQTYQDIEIIIINDGSTDELTNRLLSGYTKPKTRVLATPHQGLADARNEGIKESRGEYILPLDADDTIGSRYAEEAVKILDNDANVGIVYCEAEMFGEKTGRWNLREYSLQHELVGNRIFCSAFFRRQDWEAAGGYNPNMLYGYEDWDLWLSLIELGRGVYKLPEVHFFYRVRKDSMVQKIDEEKRRFLLRQIYLNHLPLYGREFPDPINLYLDNQQLNNSYDAIRKSKDYALGKFILDPLRVLKRFILK